The segment TGGGGTGGGCATTTGAGCGTAAGTGAGTTCGGTGTTGTCGATCGCGTCGGGATTGCCTTCGTTAATATTGCAGAGAATCTGAGACCATTCGCTATCGCTGCACTGATCGGGTTTACCGACGGCGACTGAAATCTGGATTTTGCCGGCTTGGGTTTGCAATTGGGTGACATCAGCTTGAACCCCAAGGTAGCCAAGCCACTGTGAAATTAACTTCATCAATTTGTTGCTGGCTGACTGGGTTTTGGTCAGCAGCTGAATTTGGGTGCGCACAAGGGGACGGACAAGACGATCGAGCATGGTAGGAATTGCCGGTATTGGCTACTTATACTCATATCGTAATTGGACTAATTGATTGGGGCGGGATTCGCTAACAGATTTTTTAGAGTCGGTCGAGTGTGGGTGAAGTGTACCTGGCTCAAAGTGTCAATTTTGCAGTTTGTCACTGGAAGTTGTGCGGCCCAACTGGAAGTTGTGCGCTCCCACTGGTAGACGAGATTGCGGATGCAAAAGTCCGGTGAGTCATATTTTATCGTGAAGCCTTGCCGTAAATTCACGCAAAATGTAGATTTTGGCTGATGGATATGACGTATGGCCTATGTATTATTTGCTAGATTGGAGCGATGCCGATTCAAAATATACGGAGTGGATGGCACGGTCTGCATCGAACCAATATATTTTAGCTACATAGTTTTACTCTACGCAAACGCTACGATAATTGCCTACACTAGATTTAGTCGTTAACGAAAACAGGTGCATCATCGTTTCGATCGCCCTGCATTTACCGTAGAAAAATTTGATTGGTGTAGTCAGTTTTTTATCGCTGGGACTGGCTGTGGATAGGTTTGATCGATTCGGACTGAGCGTATATGCACGGATTGTGCAGCGCTAGCATTGCGACAATGAAGCGCGAAATTGGATTGTTGCCAGGATTGATGATTGGTCATGAATGGATCGTTACGGTCTCGATCAGATAGCGAAACCATAGTTCAACGACACTTTCTTTGTCCGGGCAGCCTGTTTTTCTCAAGCGCTGTTCAGGATGTTAATGACATATCAATTGTTGATCCTTCTGCTTTCTTGACGATTGGATAATTTTATTTTGCTGTAGTGTTCTCATGACCCAACCCCTTGACCAAAAGCATTTGTTTGTAATCGAAGATGACAAAGGACGACGAGAATATTTTCTCGATGCGCCGATTTATTCGCTCGGTCGGCACCCAAAGTGCGATATTCAGATTTTCTCGCAGTTTATCTCGCGTCGCCATGCCACACTCGCGCAGTTTCCGAATGAGGATGGGTCTTTCTGCTATCACATTATTGATGGCAACCTTAAAGGGCAGCCGAGTGCGAATGGCTTGTTGGTGAATGGCAACAAGCAGCAAAACTATGCGCTGAAAAATACGGATAAGATCGATTTTGGTTCAGATGTTCGAGCTACTTATCACTTGCTATGCCATGAGCCGATTGAGGCAGATCTGCCGGGTGAAGCCTTAACAACGTCGATCGACCTTGCCGAAATAGGCATTCAAAATCTGCATGCTGCTGTGTCCGGCACCTGCTAAATATCTTGGTCTCTGTGGTGGACATAAATGAATTAGGCGACTTGATTCATTCAACCTTATCGCAGTAATTTTAGAACGATATAAAGTCCGATCGGTGGATAACTGATCGGGCTTTATTAGTTGGTATTTTGGGTTCAAATCAATAGAAGATTTCTCGCTAGCCTATTTAATTCAGTATGGAAAATCATGTCCTGTGGTTGCAGCTTAATTAGACATATGGAGCAGGTATCGGAAGCGAGATCGTCCAAATCATTCCAAAGTAGCGGTACTCTACGGACCTAATACCCGCTTTGGACTTCTGCGTATCACGCAGGCGACCAAGACTGCTCCAATTCTCCGCACTCTAATATTGAAAGTATTTTCGAGCTTCCATGGAAGCGGGTAAAAATAGGGTGGACTAAAATTGGACTAATTTTTTACGGGCTTTATCGAGTTTGATTCCAGCTTTTTTGGTTCAGATGACCTACTAGGTGTAATCAACTCTTTAGCCACTTTTTCGCTGCCAGGCTTCTGATGGTACACGCAAATTCCTCGTTTTAACATCAGCGGGCAGGGATTTTTTGTGATGACCATTCCCAGCAATTCTACCCGCTTCAGACTTGGCAATACTTGCAATGTCCGAAAGTCTTGAATTTTATTATGGCTCAGTATCAAAGTCTTCAATACAACTAGTCCAGACAACGGTTGTATACTCCGAATCGCATTGCGTGATAAATGTAGCTCCTGTAATTCGGTTAGAAACGTTAAAGGTGTTAATTCGTCAATTCGATTATTCTCTAATGCCAGATATCGCAATTTCTTTAATCCCGATAGCGAGGCAATATTCTGAATCCCATTGCCTCGCGCCGACAACTCACGTAACTGTGATACCCTTCCGATCGGCCCTAAATCCGTCACCAATGTCCGATCGATCGATAAAGCCTCCAGACTTTCAAGCTGCTCGATTCCCTTCAGCGTCTTCAGTGTGCTGTAGTTCACACTGAGCATTTGCAGTTGCTTTAACTGCCGCAGTGGCGATAGATCCCTAACGGGATTGCGATCGAGCACCAATTTTTTCAGTTTTGGCAGTCCAGCGATCGGGCGCAAATCGCGCACACTCAAATTCTTTAGCGTGAGTTCCTCACGATCGACTAGCCGCTTTGCCGCTTGCGCACAACGTTTTGTCCCTGCCGCCCAAAACAAAGCCTCGACAGTCGCCTTCACCGCCGATGTTTTCCGTGGCACCATACACCACTCATAGAAAGTCTTAGCAGTAGCAGCACTATACTTTGCTGCCACTGCTGGCTGGGTCGCGACCAGCCCTTGGCTCAATCCAGTTGCCAGGACAATTGCACCAACAGTCAAAGTTTTAGATGACATAAAGGGATTAACGCCACAATCAACCCCACCAAAATACACCAGCCCAAGGGGACTCGCACAATATCGCCAAAAAGTTAGCTCTACAAATTCAGTCTCTGAATCTCGAATGAGACCAGTAAAAGACTCGAATTGAGTCCCAAAAAAAGTTTGCGAGATGACAAAAGCAAAAATTCCCTTTTGCTTCGGGATTGATTATCTATTTTTTGCTAGCGCATCGGATCGTTTGTGGACTTAAAAGCTGAAAAATCTCAATCAAGCCAATCTCGATAACTCATTTAAGTCTAATTAGAGACTCATATTAGGACTTGTTTAAGATCGAGAGATTTTTTATTTGTCCCTAATAAATCTGGCAAGAGTCTTTGTTAGAAATGCCGACGATGAATAAGTGGGGCAATTTGCGCTGGCTGCCCAGTGGTCAATTGATTTTGTTCGCTCTACCCTTCTCAAAACTCAAACCGTATCAATATGCATTTTGCATAAAACGACTTCCATCACAACGTTCCAAAAATTTGCACTTATTATAGTATTCAAGTACTATAGCTCAAAAGCTGAAGGATTCCCTTTTTGTCTCATTATCTTTTTTGAGACTTCTTCAGGGACTTTCTTTTGGTCTCAAAGTAGATTTCTAGACTGAAAATCTTGATGGATCCTGTCTGGGAAAAATTTAGTTTGATTTGAACATCTTTTTCTTGTTGGGGCACTCTTAGGTCATTGGATCAAAAATCATCTCCCTCCAAGAGGTTGAGATGTTGAATTTCCTGCTGTTGTCTCGCACCGCGAATTAATGCACATCATTGCGCTGGAAAAATATCCTTCCTCTCAGCGCGGAGGTCAAGAACTAAGCCTGTTCGATATGTGTCAGGGACTTGCAAGCGCTGGTCATAGCGTTTCATTGATGCATGGCAATTTCGGTGATTTAGTCGATCGCTACAGCAGCTTTTGTCAGCAAATATTTTCTGTCCCCAGTCTGGCGTTATCCCGCAAAACCTTACTTAAATCACTGCTGAATCTTCTGCCCGATCTGTTCAAAATTCGCCATCAGATTGCCACGACAGACAGCCCATTGCTTTACTGCAACCAAATTTACGATATTCCCTTGCCCGCGCTACTGGCTACACTGACCGGCACCCCCTTTGCTTGCCATCTGCGTTTGCCACCACCCCAAAACCTCAATCCGATCTATCAGCAAGCGATTCAGCGAGTCGATCGGTTCTTCACGGTTTCCGAGCACACCCGTCAGCAGTGGATTGATTTCGGGATTTCGCCTGCCAAGATCGTCACTATCCACAACGGTACAAATCCTGACAAATTTGCGCCAGATGATCCTGCCAAACGTGAGTTGCTCAGGCAGAAATTCCTCCAAACATGGAATATTCCATCCAGTGCCAAAATTTTGGCCTATACCGGTCGCCTCGATCGCCGCAAAGGCATCGAAGTATTACTTCCAGCCATCGCCCAACTCCGTGAACGCTTTCCCGATTTACATCTTTTAATCGCTGGGAAAGCCTTGCTCGATGGTCCCCAGTACCAAGCTAAACTGGAGCAGCAAACGATCGACCTTGGCATCAGCGATATCGTACATTTCCTCGGCCATATCTCCAATCCGAGCCAACTATATGCCGCCAGTCACCTTACCGTTATCCCGAGTTTATGGCCCGAACCCTTCGGCAAGGTTGTAATTGAGTCGATGGCCTGCGGCACACCAGTGGTCGCCAGTCGTACCGGCGGCATACCGGAGATTCTCACCGGGGAATTTGCCATGGGCCTCTGCGAACCGAAAAATGCCGATCGTCTGGCTGAGACGATCGCCCAACTCATGGATTGGCCAACGACGCACCCCGAATTGGGCCAGCGGAGTCGCCATCACGTCCTCCAAAATTTCACCTTAGCCACTGCGATTCAGCGACTTGAAACCGAACTTGACCATACGTTACAGCGTCGAGTCACTGACTATACTGTTCCTCATTCTGCCGTTGCCAACTATAAAAGCTAATGCCTTAATTAATATGCAGCAAACTAACTCCCTAGCCAGCCAGCCAGCCTTAGCCGAGCAACTTCAGTCTGTGTTTATCATTGCTCACCGCGAATCCACTGATCAACTTGAATCGATTTTACAGGCAGAAGGGTTGACCACCAATGTGCTCCGACAGGTTGTCACCCCAGAGCTTCAGTCTTATTCTCCGAGCTATCGCTGTCTGCTCAACCATTACAATGCCTGGCAGCAGATCGCCCAGTCCCCATCACCGGTGATGATTATTGAAGCGGACTTTGTGCCGATTTGCCATTTTGGTCAAGCCCCTATGCCCATGCCGATCGACGATCCGCAGGCCGGTATCACCTGGCTTTATACCTGTGCCTCACAGCTTTATACCGTCACGGAGCAAGGTTTTGCCGAAGGTTTTTCGGTCTCTACTGTGGCGTATATTCTCACCCCCAAAGCCGCTAAAGCCCTACTTGATTTTATTCAGCCCTATGCCGAAACGCCAGAGCGCTACTCTAGCTGGGACTCCACCCTGGCGGAATTTTTGCTGAAGCGTGGTTTCACCAATTACATCCCCTTCCGCAACTACGGCGAACATGGCGGCATCCCCAACCCCGAACATCGGAAACATGGGCTGAGTTCGGCGCATCGGGCTGATT is part of the Romeriopsis navalis LEGE 11480 genome and harbors:
- a CDS encoding FHA domain-containing protein, which codes for MTQPLDQKHLFVIEDDKGRREYFLDAPIYSLGRHPKCDIQIFSQFISRRHATLAQFPNEDGSFCYHIIDGNLKGQPSANGLLVNGNKQQNYALKNTDKIDFGSDVRATYHLLCHEPIEADLPGEALTTSIDLAEIGIQNLHAAVSGTC
- a CDS encoding leucine-rich repeat domain-containing protein, with translation MSSKTLTVGAIVLATGLSQGLVATQPAVAAKYSAATAKTFYEWCMVPRKTSAVKATVEALFWAAGTKRCAQAAKRLVDREELTLKNLSVRDLRPIAGLPKLKKLVLDRNPVRDLSPLRQLKQLQMLSVNYSTLKTLKGIEQLESLEALSIDRTLVTDLGPIGRVSQLRELSARGNGIQNIASLSGLKKLRYLALENNRIDELTPLTFLTELQELHLSRNAIRSIQPLSGLVVLKTLILSHNKIQDFRTLQVLPSLKRVELLGMVITKNPCPLMLKRGICVYHQKPGSEKVAKELITPSRSSEPKKLESNSIKPVKN
- a CDS encoding glycosyltransferase family 4 protein, whose product is MHIIALEKYPSSQRGGQELSLFDMCQGLASAGHSVSLMHGNFGDLVDRYSSFCQQIFSVPSLALSRKTLLKSLLNLLPDLFKIRHQIATTDSPLLYCNQIYDIPLPALLATLTGTPFACHLRLPPPQNLNPIYQQAIQRVDRFFTVSEHTRQQWIDFGISPAKIVTIHNGTNPDKFAPDDPAKRELLRQKFLQTWNIPSSAKILAYTGRLDRRKGIEVLLPAIAQLRERFPDLHLLIAGKALLDGPQYQAKLEQQTIDLGISDIVHFLGHISNPSQLYAASHLTVIPSLWPEPFGKVVIESMACGTPVVASRTGGIPEILTGEFAMGLCEPKNADRLAETIAQLMDWPTTHPELGQRSRHHVLQNFTLATAIQRLETELDHTLQRRVTDYTVPHSAVANYKS
- a CDS encoding LPS biosynthesis glycosyltransferase, which translates into the protein MQQTNSLASQPALAEQLQSVFIIAHRESTDQLESILQAEGLTTNVLRQVVTPELQSYSPSYRCLLNHYNAWQQIAQSPSPVMIIEADFVPICHFGQAPMPMPIDDPQAGITWLYTCASQLYTVTEQGFAEGFSVSTVAYILTPKAAKALLDFIQPYAETPERYSSWDSTLAEFLLKRGFTNYIPFRNYGEHGGIPNPEHRKHGLSSAHRADSLYDRLAFQPPYADNHLNVWKERSQARLKGFGRLLLGRYLRPKVCFTSSIPLRLLRFAILRQFSLHLPDATADRTAST